The Clarias gariepinus isolate MV-2021 ecotype Netherlands chromosome 7, CGAR_prim_01v2, whole genome shotgun sequence genome includes a window with the following:
- the LOC128528252 gene encoding CMRF35-like molecule 8 isoform X2 → MDMCRTTIYIYLMIAISASPTEGDSLEIFPAQIFGPRTAKVGDSLMFKCSFSNNQILNTETQVYLCKNGVGERLEFLRNKDNHTFTVRNISLRDSGTYSCVYSFKKYPTKDVQGNWNNSIHVQVTEYPEKNTTGSGHNSIPDQESEHILPTHWVENAIVYLVILVLVGVIFTEMYRYRMIIHDKLCQLYQGQSSEPPNIRTSEGLEQVNQTVNNHESQIIYSDMGEYATIPEERENKPKMEKEAEQPTLTAVYAQVLKEKRK, encoded by the exons ATGGATATGTGCCGCACCACAATCT acatttatttaatgataGCAATATCTGCATCTCCAACAGAAg GTGATTCTTTGGAGATTTTTCCAGCACAAATATTTGGACCCCGCACAGCAAAAGTTGGTGACAGTTTAATGTTCAAGTGCAGCTTCTCCAACAACCAGATCTTAAATACAGAAACTCAAGTGTATTTGTGTAAGAATGGTGTTGGAGAGAGATTAGAATTTCTTCGAAATAAAGATAACCACACATTTACTGTGAGGAATATTTCATTACGGGACTCTGGTACCTACAGTTGTGTgtactcatttaaaaaatatcctaCGAAGGATGTCCAGGGAAACTGGAATAATTCAATCCATGTCCAAGTCACAG AATATCCTGAGAAGAATACTACAGGTTCAGGACATAACTCAATCCCTGACCAAGAAAGTG AGCACATTCTGCCAACACATTGGGTTGAAAATGCCATAGTTTATCTCGTCATTCTTGTCCTGGTTGGGGTCATCTTTACTGAAATGTATCGCTACAGAATGATCATACATGACA AGTTGTGTCAGCTTTACCAAGGACAGAG CAGTGAACCTCCAAATATAAGGACGAGTGAAG GTCTGGAGCAAGTAAATCAGACAGTAAACAA CCATGAATCCCAAATAATTTACAGTGACATGGGGGAATATGCCACAATACCTGAAGAAAGAG AAAATAAACCAAAGATGGAAAAAGAGGCCGAACAACCTACACTGACAGCAGTCTATGCACAAGTGCtgaaggaaaagagaaaataa
- the LOC128528252 gene encoding CMRF35-like molecule 8 isoform X3 gives MDMCRTTIYIYLMIAISASPTEGDSLEIFPAQIFGPRTAKVGDSLMFKCSFSNNQILNTETQVYLCKNGVGERLEFLRNKDNHTFTVRNISLRDSGTYSCVYSFKKYPTKDVQGNWNNSIHVQVTEYPEKNTTGSGHNSIPDQESEHILPTHWVENAIVYLVILVLVGVIFTEMYRYRMIIHDKLCQLYQGQSSEPPNIRTSEGLEQVNQTVNNHESQIIYSDMGEYATIPEERVMLRVPHCIILPTLL, from the exons ATGGATATGTGCCGCACCACAATCT acatttatttaatgataGCAATATCTGCATCTCCAACAGAAg GTGATTCTTTGGAGATTTTTCCAGCACAAATATTTGGACCCCGCACAGCAAAAGTTGGTGACAGTTTAATGTTCAAGTGCAGCTTCTCCAACAACCAGATCTTAAATACAGAAACTCAAGTGTATTTGTGTAAGAATGGTGTTGGAGAGAGATTAGAATTTCTTCGAAATAAAGATAACCACACATTTACTGTGAGGAATATTTCATTACGGGACTCTGGTACCTACAGTTGTGTgtactcatttaaaaaatatcctaCGAAGGATGTCCAGGGAAACTGGAATAATTCAATCCATGTCCAAGTCACAG AATATCCTGAGAAGAATACTACAGGTTCAGGACATAACTCAATCCCTGACCAAGAAAGTG AGCACATTCTGCCAACACATTGGGTTGAAAATGCCATAGTTTATCTCGTCATTCTTGTCCTGGTTGGGGTCATCTTTACTGAAATGTATCGCTACAGAATGATCATACATGACA AGTTGTGTCAGCTTTACCAAGGACAGAG CAGTGAACCTCCAAATATAAGGACGAGTGAAG GTCTGGAGCAAGTAAATCAGACAGTAAACAA CCATGAATCCCAAATAATTTACAGTGACATGGGGGAATATGCCACAATACCTGAAGAAAGAG tgATGCTGAGAGTGCCACACTGTATTATCTTGCCGACCCTCCTGTAA
- the LOC128528252 gene encoding uncharacterized protein LOC128528252 isoform X1: MDMCRTTIYIYLMIAISASPTEGDSLEIFPAQIFGPRTAKVGDSLMFKCSFSNNQILNTETQVYLCKNGVGERLEFLRNKDNHTFTVRNISLRDSGTYSCVYSFKKYPTKDVQGNWNNSIHVQVTEYPEKNTTGSGHNSIPDQESEHILPTHWVENAIVYLVILVLVGVIFTEMYRYRMIIHDKLCQLYQGQSSEPPNIRTSEGLEQVNQTVNNHESQIIYSDMGEYATIPEERGLNRPLADCDAESATLYYLADPPVIYSLVQHKENKPKMEKEAEQPTLTAVYAQVLKEKRK; the protein is encoded by the exons ATGGATATGTGCCGCACCACAATCT acatttatttaatgataGCAATATCTGCATCTCCAACAGAAg GTGATTCTTTGGAGATTTTTCCAGCACAAATATTTGGACCCCGCACAGCAAAAGTTGGTGACAGTTTAATGTTCAAGTGCAGCTTCTCCAACAACCAGATCTTAAATACAGAAACTCAAGTGTATTTGTGTAAGAATGGTGTTGGAGAGAGATTAGAATTTCTTCGAAATAAAGATAACCACACATTTACTGTGAGGAATATTTCATTACGGGACTCTGGTACCTACAGTTGTGTgtactcatttaaaaaatatcctaCGAAGGATGTCCAGGGAAACTGGAATAATTCAATCCATGTCCAAGTCACAG AATATCCTGAGAAGAATACTACAGGTTCAGGACATAACTCAATCCCTGACCAAGAAAGTG AGCACATTCTGCCAACACATTGGGTTGAAAATGCCATAGTTTATCTCGTCATTCTTGTCCTGGTTGGGGTCATCTTTACTGAAATGTATCGCTACAGAATGATCATACATGACA AGTTGTGTCAGCTTTACCAAGGACAGAG CAGTGAACCTCCAAATATAAGGACGAGTGAAG GTCTGGAGCAAGTAAATCAGACAGTAAACAA CCATGAATCCCAAATAATTTACAGTGACATGGGGGAATATGCCACAATACCTGAAGAAAGAG GGCTCAATAGACCACTTGCTGATTG tgATGCTGAGAGTGCCACACTGTATTATCTTGCCGACCCTCCTGTAATATACAGCTTAGTGCAGCACAAGG AAAATAAACCAAAGATGGAAAAAGAGGCCGAACAACCTACACTGACAGCAGTCTATGCACAAGTGCtgaaggaaaagagaaaataa